In the Sarcophilus harrisii chromosome 1, mSarHar1.11, whole genome shotgun sequence genome, one interval contains:
- the LOC116419378 gene encoding uncharacterized protein LOC116419378, with protein sequence MESWACMLEIITCAILIFVSIVGNSCLFFSTRRCISGPLQPSFLLIFNLVFVHLLKNLVVNIMKIVYSSGDMLDSVSCKILRFTETLTTRLAIWFMLLFAVLYHRKLYYIVHPSSETPNSNHQKGHLKAVSIIWITGFGICIPILAFTEKSQHLNAANGTGLLCLKGLDKVCEIDFGNQQVEYYYEKIFLVLIDLLPLTILVFVCFWIVFLLWEQKKLTYGGIWMGDDALEIEIFRGAKVSILLTLLITSLWISHFVIICFFKNLESCHFIPALLTALSSGFSVVSPYILMLVNYKVKLDAFCCRKKEKSTIQPTNALSCPYA encoded by the coding sequence ATGGAGTCATGGGCATGCATGCTAGAAATCATCACTTGTGCCATTCTCATTTTTGTCAGCATTGTGGGAaattcttgcttatttttttctacaaGGAGATGTATCAGTGGACCTTTACAACCATCCTTCCTGCTTATTTTCAATCTTGTATTTGTTCACCTCCTGAAAAACTTGGTTGTGAATATCATGAAAATTGTTTATTCCTCTGGTGACATGTTGGACTCAGTCAGCTGCAAAATTCTCCGATTCACAGAGACTCTGACCACTCGGCTTGCTATTTGGTTCATGTTACTATTTGCGGTACTTTACCATCGTAAGCTGTACTACATTGTCCATCCCTCAAGTGAGACTCCAAACTCAAATCATCAGAAGGGGCATTTAAAGGCAGTTTCCATCATTTGgatcactggatttggaatttgtATTCCAATTTTAGCTTTCACTGAAAAATCCCAACATCTGAATGCAGCTAATGGTACAGGATTGCTGTGTTTGAAGGGCCTTGACAAAGTTTGTGAGATTGATTTTGGAAACCAACAAGTAGAGTATTactatgagaaaatatttttagtccTTATTGATCttcttcctttgaccattttagtttttgtttgcttttggatTGTTTTCCTGCTTTGGGAGCAAAAGAAACTAACATATGGTGGCATTTGGATGGGAGATGATGCTTTAGAGATTGAAATCTTTCGAGGAGCTAAAGTCAGTATTTTGTTGACATTACTGATTACCTCTCTGTGGATTTCccactttgttattatttgtttctttaaaaacttgGAATCCTGTCATTTTATTCCAGCTTTGCTCACAGCTCTGTCTTCAGGTTTTTCTGTTGTTAGTCCATATATTCTTATGTTAGTTAATTACAAAGTGAAGTTGGATGCCTTCTGttgcaggaaaaaagaaaaatctactaTACAACCTACAAATGCTCTTTCTTGTCCATATGCATAA